In Gloeocapsa sp. PCC 73106, the following are encoded in one genomic region:
- the pntA gene encoding Re/Si-specific NAD(P)(+) transhydrogenase subunit alpha, with the protein MTITVDKSPEKEEISSIDPSKPKKIGIPLEIYPNECRVAATPETAKKLQKLGFEILVEAGAGSAANFSDEAYQEVNCQIVEDTETLWQEADIILKVRAPQFHPSLGKHEAELLSPGKTLIGFIWPAQNPELVEKLAATQATVLAMDAVPRISRAQKVDALSSMANIAGYRAVVEAASHFGRFFTGQITAAGKVPPAKVLVIGAGVAGLAAIGAAKSLGAVVRAFDTRLMVKEQVRSLGAEFLELEFAEDGSGEGGYAKVMSKEFIEAEMALFAEQAEEVDIIITTALIPGKQAPILITRAMVESMKPGSVIVDLAAEQGGNCEVTKPHEVYTYKGVTIIGLTDLPSRMANQSSQLYGNNLWHLLKEMGGAQDYKINLEDEMIRGALILHEGKITWPAPKAAIAPTTAPVPTSVTTTAVKESKSSSGLLWVILTGVALGVIGLTAPAGMLSHLTVFVLACFVGWMLIWNVNPALHTPLMSVTNAISGIVIIGGMLQMSGPINSPIVILGAIAITVATINIAGGFYITQRMLNKFRR; encoded by the coding sequence ATGACGATAACAGTGGATAAAAGTCCAGAAAAAGAGGAAATATCCTCAATTGATCCCTCTAAACCCAAGAAAATTGGCATACCCTTGGAAATTTATCCCAATGAATGCCGAGTCGCGGCTACACCAGAAACAGCAAAGAAGTTGCAAAAGCTAGGCTTTGAAATTTTGGTAGAAGCAGGTGCGGGGAGTGCTGCTAATTTCAGCGACGAGGCTTATCAAGAAGTAAACTGTCAGATTGTAGAAGATACAGAAACTCTGTGGCAAGAGGCTGATATTATTCTCAAAGTAAGAGCGCCTCAATTTCATCCCAGTCTGGGGAAACACGAAGCAGAACTACTTTCCCCGGGTAAAACACTGATTGGATTTATTTGGCCAGCTCAAAATCCCGAACTTGTAGAAAAATTAGCAGCAACTCAAGCTACGGTTTTAGCGATGGACGCGGTTCCTCGTATCAGTCGCGCTCAAAAAGTGGACGCTTTGAGTTCTATGGCTAATATCGCTGGATATCGGGCTGTGGTAGAAGCGGCGAGTCATTTTGGTCGTTTCTTTACCGGACAAATTACCGCAGCAGGAAAAGTCCCCCCAGCTAAAGTACTAGTAATCGGTGCAGGAGTAGCGGGTTTGGCAGCGATTGGCGCGGCTAAAAGTTTAGGGGCTGTGGTGCGGGCTTTTGATACTCGCCTTATGGTTAAAGAACAAGTTAGAAGTTTAGGTGCGGAATTTCTGGAACTAGAATTTGCCGAAGATGGTTCCGGAGAAGGTGGCTACGCTAAGGTGATGAGTAAAGAGTTCATCGAGGCGGAAATGGCTCTATTTGCCGAACAAGCGGAGGAAGTGGATATTATTATTACTACCGCTTTGATCCCGGGTAAGCAAGCTCCGATCTTAATTACTCGAGCTATGGTAGAGAGCATGAAGCCGGGTTCTGTGATCGTGGATTTAGCCGCGGAACAAGGCGGAAACTGTGAGGTAACTAAGCCCCACGAAGTCTATACCTACAAGGGCGTAACGATTATTGGTCTAACGGATTTACCCAGTCGTATGGCGAATCAGTCTAGTCAACTCTATGGTAATAATCTTTGGCATCTACTTAAAGAAATGGGGGGTGCTCAAGATTATAAAATTAATCTGGAAGATGAGATGATTAGAGGGGCTTTAATTCTCCACGAGGGTAAAATAACTTGGCCTGCACCGAAAGCGGCGATCGCCCCCACAACTGCACCAGTGCCTACTTCTGTAACAACTACAGCGGTAAAAGAGTCTAAATCATCTTCAGGATTGTTATGGGTGATTTTGACGGGTGTTGCTTTAGGAGTGATCGGTTTGACTGCACCGGCGGGGATGTTATCTCACTTAACGGTTTTTGTTTTAGCTTGTTTTGTGGGCTGGATGTTGATCTGGAATGTGAATCCAGCCTTACATACGCCACTGATGAGCGTGACTAATGCGATTAGTGGGATTGTGATTATCGGTGGAATGCTGCAAATGTCGGGACCCATCAATTCTCCCATCGTGATTTTAGGTGCGATCGCTATTACCGTAGCTACGATTAATATCGCCGGTGGTTTTTATATCACCCAACGTATGTTAAATAAATTCCGCAGGTAA
- a CDS encoding NAD(P)(+) transhydrogenase (Re/Si-specific) subunit beta has protein sequence MFQNLQTVAYIAASALFILSISGLAQHETSRRGNIYGIIGMIIACLATALSPGVTQYLALGVSILPGIVIGILAASLVAMTEMPQMVGLLNSFGGLAAALVGYAEYLKLDPSIVSSEITIQKVEIYLGVLIGTVTFTGSVVAFAKLQELISTKPLILPGRNWLNLGMLIVAVALILPFLGVVDLNLTGLQILGIMTALMAIFGIQMVLAIGGADMPVVISFLNSYSGWAGVATGFMLSNDLLIITGALVGSSGAILSYVMCKAMNRSFLNVILGGFGEGAGVVSSGGTQEQGEATPTNAEETAELLQNASSVVIIPGYGMAVSQAQHGISEMTKILRDRGIQVRFGIHPVAGRMPGHMNVLLAEANVPYDLVLEMDEINDDFPQTDVALVIGANDTVNPSAEEDPSSALAGMPVLQVWKADSVVVMKRSLGSGYAGVNNPLFFKDNTQMLFGDAKKNVDAIVTYLREARQRKSTAKATVLA, from the coding sequence ATGTTTCAAAATCTTCAAACCGTCGCTTACATAGCTGCAAGTGCGTTGTTTATTCTCAGTATTAGTGGTCTTGCTCAACACGAAACCTCTCGCCGAGGTAATATATACGGCATTATCGGCATGATCATTGCTTGTCTCGCTACGGCTTTGAGTCCTGGAGTTACTCAGTATCTGGCTTTGGGGGTCTCAATTCTGCCTGGGATAGTAATTGGTATCTTGGCGGCTTCTTTGGTAGCTATGACGGAAATGCCCCAAATGGTGGGCTTATTGAACAGTTTTGGTGGTCTCGCCGCAGCTTTGGTGGGTTACGCGGAATATTTAAAGTTAGACCCGAGTATAGTCAGTTCGGAAATAACTATCCAAAAAGTAGAAATTTATCTCGGTGTGCTTATTGGTACTGTAACTTTCACAGGTTCAGTGGTAGCTTTTGCTAAATTACAAGAACTAATCAGTACTAAACCCCTGATCTTACCAGGACGTAACTGGTTAAACCTGGGTATGTTGATTGTTGCGGTTGCTTTAATTTTACCTTTTTTGGGAGTAGTTGACCTGAATTTAACAGGTCTGCAAATCCTGGGAATCATGACTGCTCTCATGGCTATTTTTGGGATTCAGATGGTTCTGGCGATTGGGGGTGCTGATATGCCAGTAGTGATCTCTTTCCTGAACAGTTATTCTGGTTGGGCAGGTGTGGCAACTGGTTTTATGCTCTCCAATGACTTGTTAATTATTACTGGAGCTTTAGTAGGTAGTAGTGGCGCAATTCTGAGCTACGTTATGTGTAAGGCGATGAATCGTTCTTTCTTGAATGTAATCCTCGGTGGTTTTGGTGAGGGTGCAGGAGTAGTAAGTAGCGGGGGTACACAGGAGCAAGGCGAGGCCACCCCAACTAACGCCGAAGAAACAGCAGAATTGCTGCAAAATGCCAGCAGTGTGGTTATTATCCCCGGGTATGGTATGGCGGTTTCTCAAGCCCAACACGGGATCTCAGAAATGACCAAGATTTTACGCGATCGCGGTATACAGGTACGCTTTGGTATTCACCCAGTGGCGGGAAGAATGCCGGGACATATGAATGTACTCTTAGCTGAAGCTAACGTACCCTACGATTTGGTTTTGGAAATGGACGAAATTAACGATGATTTTCCCCAAACCGACGTAGCTTTAGTCATAGGGGCTAATGATACCGTTAATCCCTCTGCTGAAGAAGATCCCAGTAGCGCTTTAGCGGGAATGCCCGTTCTGCAAGTGTGGAAAGCTGATAGCGTAGTGGTGATGAAGCGTAGCTTGGGAAGTGGTTACGCTGGAGTAAATAATCCTTTGTTCTTCAAAGATAATACCCAGATGCTCTTCGGAGACGCTAAGAAAAATGTAGACGCGATCGTTACTTACCTCAGAGAAGCGCGTCAACGCAAATCTACAGCTAAAGCCACAGTTTTAGCTTAA